A stretch of Electrophorus electricus isolate fEleEle1 chromosome 3, fEleEle1.pri, whole genome shotgun sequence DNA encodes these proteins:
- the LOC118241081 gene encoding protein-arginine deiminase type-2-like isoform X2, with translation MIPPRTLRIESGETTRTIYVIGTELRVQLNRCAPSQCKFFSIKCNPTVQFRVEAGASAASVAMATPAGGSFLSPQLLTKNTVVFISMKLASELVNDSKLSVRFYGNKSELLGNAVLHLTAVEISLDIDADRDGIVERNNPNKASWKWGPNGHGAILLVNCDCESTFRKELDSEDEEITRVSDLKDMSKMILRTRGPAVLPEGYKLSLHISRSHAESVRVFRTSGKPQGSTLKYLLFKLFQMDYPLVLNKEQLAGEVPYVGGDSQQELFVEGIRFPDKDFDGLITINLSLLEPSGQGFPETPIYTDKVMFRVAPWIMTPNTLKPVEVFVCSTSDNYDFLKAIKSLVQSSGYKLKICHEYMNRGDRWMQDEIEFGYIDSPHQRIPVVLDSPRDRELEDFPYDVLLGPDFGYVTRYPVNERVSSLDSFGNLEVSPPVTVNGKKYPLGRIIIGVAFPTTAHGRNMTKVIQDFLWAQKVQEPIALYSDWLVVGHVDEFMTFVPAPDRKGFRLLLASPDAGYKLFRSLQVKGHGSAKLFQGKEEEISVDELMSNEEFRAENIYVQNCIDWNRDVLKKELGLDDEDIIDLPILFKVFPKKNKRAAAYYPDMVNMLVLGKNLGIPKPFGPQVQGTCVLEAEMRSLLEPLGLNCTFIDDFASYHKLQGEVHCGSNVHREPFEFRWWNLEQ, from the exons atgaTTCCGCCTCGCACACTTCGAATTGAGAGTGGAGAAACTACAAGGACGATATATGTGATCGGAACCGAACTGAGAGTGCAATTAAACAG aTGTGCCCCTTCACAGTGCAAGTTCTTCTCTATAAAATGCAACCCCACTGTGCAGTTTCGGGTGGAAGCAGGTGCCTCGGCTGCCTCGGTCGCCATGGCCACCCCGGCCGGAGGTTCCTTTCTCTCCCCGCAGCTTCTCACTAAAAACACCGTAGTGTTCATCTCCATGAAACTTGCAAGTGAGCTGGTGAATGACAGCAAG TTATCTGTGAGGTTCTATGGGAACAAGTCAGAACTCCTTGGGAATGCAGTATTGCATCTTACAGCTGTTG AAATCTCTCTGGACATTGATGCAGATCGAGATGGCATTGTTGAGAGGAACAACCCAAACAAG GCTTCTTGGAAGTGGGGTCCAAATGGCCATGGTGCCATTCTGCTGGTCAACTGTGATTGTGAGTCCACTTTCAGAAAAGAATTGGACAGTGAGGATGAGGAAATCACGAGAGTCTCAG ATTTAAAGGACATGTCCAAGATGATTTTGCGCACCAGAGGTCCAGCTGTGCTCCCAGAGGGCTATAAACTAAGCCTCCACATTTCTCGGAGCCACGCTGAGAGTGTGAGGGTCTTCAGGACCAGTGGAAAACCACAGGGCTCTACTCTGA AATATCTGCTCTTCAAGCTATTCCAGATGGACTATCCTCTAGTGCTGAATAAGGAGCAGCTGGCCGGAGAAGTTCCCTATGTGGGTGGGGACTCCCAGCAGGAGCTCTTCGTGGAGGGCATTCGCTTCCCCGATAAGGACTTTGATGGTCTCATCACCATAAACCTCAGCCTTTTAGAGCCTAGTGGCCAG GGTTTCCCAGAGACACCTATTTACACCGACAAGGTCATGTTCCGTGTTGCCCCTTGGATTATGACTCCGAACACCCTCAAACCTGTGGAAGTCTTTGTGTGCAG CACATCAGACAATTATGACTTTTTGAAGGCCATAAAAAGTCTGGTGCAGAGCAGTGGGTACAAGCTGAAGATATGCCACGAGTACATGAACCGAGGAGACCGCTGGATGCAG GATGAGATTGAGTTTGGCTACATCGACTCGCCACACCAGAGAATCCCTGTCGTGTTGGACTCTCCACGAGATAGAGAGCTTGAAGATTTCCCCTATGATGTCTTGCTG GGTCCAGACTTTGGCTATGTGACCCGTTACCCGGTGAATGAGCGGGTGAGCAGCCTGGACTCTTTTGGTAATCTGGAGGTCAGTCCACCTGTCACTGTGAATGGGAAGAAGTACCCACTGGGCCGCATCATCATTGGTGTGGCCTTCCCTAC TACAGCACATGGCCGAAACATGACTAAAGTGATCCAGGACTTCCTGTGGGCTCAGAAGGTTCAGGAGCCCATTGCCCTTTACTCTGATTGGCTTGTTGTGGGTCATGTGGATGAGTTCATGACCTTTGTCCCAGCTCCTGATAGGAAG GGATTCAGATTATTGCTGGCCAGTCCAGATGCAGGATATAAATTATTCAGAAGCTTGCAGGTAAAAGGACATGGGAGTGCCAAACTTTTTCAAG GTAAAGAGGAAGAGATCAGTGTTGATGAACTCATGAGCAACGAGGAGTTTCGAGCAGAAAACATCTATGTGCAG AACTGCATTGACTGGAACAGGGACGTACTGAAGAAAGAACTTGGCCTGGATGATGAAGACATCATTGACCTTCCAATCCTGTTTAAAGTGTTtcctaaaaaaaacaagagagcTGCAGCCTATTACCCTGACATG GTCAACATGCTTGTGCTGGGTAAGAACCTGGGCATTCCCAAACCATTTGGGCCACAGGTGCAAGGCACCTGTGTGCTGGAGGCAGAGATGCGCTCATTGCTGGAACCACTGGGGCTTAACTGCACTTTCATCGATGACTTTGCCTCCTATCACAAACTCCAGGGTGAAGTGCACTGCGGATCCAATGTGCATCGAGAACCTTTTGAGTTCCGGTGGTGGAATCTGGAGCAGTGA
- the LOC113585579 gene encoding protein-arginine deiminase type-2-like isoform X2, protein MIPSRTLRIESGQTTKTIYVIGTELRVNLYRCAPSQCKFFSIKCNPTVQFRVEAGASAASVTMATPAGGSFLSPQLLTKNTVVFISMKLASELVNDSKLSVRFYGNKLDVLGNAVLHLTAVDISLDVDADRDGIVERNNPNKASWKWGPNGHGAILLVNCDCESTFRKELDSEDEEITRVSDLKDMSKMILRTRGPAVLPEGYKLSLHISRSHAESVRVFRTSGKPQGSTLKYLLFKLFQKDYPLVLNKEQLAGEVPYVGGDSQQELFVEGIRFPDKDFDGLITINLSLLEPSGQGFPETPIYTDKVMFRVAPWIMTPNTLKPVEVFVCSTSDNYDFLKAIKSLVQSSGYKLKICHEYMNRGDRWMQDEIEFGYIDSPHQRIPVVLDSPRDRGLEDFPYDVLLGPDFGYVTRYPVNERVSSLDSFGNLEVSPPVTVNGKKYPLGRIIIGVAFPTTAHGRNMTKVIQDFLWAQKVQEPIALYSDWLVVGHVDEFMTFVPAPDRKGFRLLLASPDAGYKLFRSLQVKGHGRAKLFQGKEEEISVDELMSNEEFRAENIYVQNCIDWNRDILKKELGLDDEDIIDLPILFKVFPKKNKRAAAYYPDMVNMLVLGKNLGIPKPFGPQVQGTCVLEAEMRSLLEPLGLNCTFIDDFASYHKLQGEVHCGSNVHREPFEFQWWNLEQ, encoded by the exons ATGATTCCATCTCGCACGCTTCGTATTGAGAGTGGACAAACTACAAAGACGATATATGTGATCGGAACCGAACTGAGAGTGAATTTATACAG aTGTGCCCCTTCACAGTGCAAGTTCTTCTCTATAAAATGCAACCCCACTGTGCAGTTTCGGGTGGAAGCAGGTGCCTCGGCTGCCTCGGTCACCATGGCCACCCCGGCCGGAGGTTCCTTTCTCTCCCCGCAGCTTCTCACTAAAAACACCGTAGTGTTCATCTCCATGAAACTTGCAAGTGAGCTGGTGAATGACAGCAAG TTATCTGTGAGGTTCTATGGAAACAAGTTAGATGTCCTTGGGAATGCAGTGCTGCATCTTACAGCTGTTG ACATCTCTCTGGATGTGGATGCAGATCGAGATGGCATTGTTGAAAGGAACAACCCAAACAAG GCTTCTTGGAAGTGGGGTCCAAATGGCCATGGTGCCATTCTGCTGGTCAACTGTGATTGTGAGTCCACTTTCAGAAAAGAATTGGACAGTGAGGATGAGGAAATCACGAGAGTCTCAG ATTTAAAGGACATGTCCAAGATGATTTTGCGCACCAGAGGTCCAGCTGTGCTCCCAGAGGGCTATAAACTAAGCCTCCACATTTCTCGGAGCCACGCTGAGAGTGTGAGGGTCTTCAGGACCAGTGGAAAACCACAGGGCTCTACTCTGA AATATCTGCTCTTCAAGCTATTCCAGAAGGACTATCCTCTAGTGCTGAATAAGGAGCAGCTGGCCGGAGAAGTTCCCTATGTGGGTGGGGACTCCCAGCAGGAGCTCTTCGTGGAGGGCATTCGCTTCCCCGATAAGGACTTTGACGGTCTCATCACCATAAACCTCAGCCTTTTAGAGCCTAGTGGCCAG GGTTTCCCAGAGACACCTATTTACACCGACAAGGTCATGTTCCGTGTTGCCCCTTGGATTATGACGCCGAACACCCTCAAACCTGTGGAAGTCTTTGTGTGCAG CACATCAGACAATTATGACTTTCTGAAGGCCATAAAAAGTCTGGTGCAGAGCAGTGGGTACAAGCTGAAGATATGCCACGAGTACATGAACCGAGGAGACCGCTGGATGCAG GATGAGATTGAGTTTGGCTACATCGACTCGCCACACCAGAGAATCCCTGTCGTGTTGGACTCTCCACGAGATAGAGGGCTTGAAGATTTCCCCTATGATGTCTTGCTG GGTCCAGACTTTGGCTATGTGACCCGTTACCCGGTGAATGAGCGGGTGAGCAGCCTGGACTCTTTTGGTAATCTGGAGGTCAGTCCACCCGTCACTGTGAATGGGAAGAAGTACCCACTGGGCCGCATCATCATTGGTGTGGCCTTCCCTAC TACAGCACATGGCCGAAACATGACTAAAGTGATCCAGGACTTCCTGTGGGCTCAGAAGGTTCAGGAGCCCATTGCCCTTTACTCTGATTGGCTTGTTGTGGGTCATGTGGATGAGTTCATGACCTTTGTCCCAGCTCCTGATAGGAAG GGATTCAGATTATTGCTGGCCAGTCCAGATGCAGGATATAAATTATTCAGAAGCTTGCAGGTAAAAGGACACGGGCGTGCCAAACTTTTTCAAG gaaaagaggaagagatcAGTGTTGATGAACTCATGAGCAACGAGGAGTTTCGAGCAGAAAACATCTATGTGCAG AACTGCATTGACTGGAACAGGGACATACTGAAGAAAGAACTTGGCCTGGATGATGAAGACATCATTGACCTTCCAATCCTGTTTAAAGTGTTtcctaaaaaaaacaagagagcTGCAGCCTATTACCCTGACATG GTCAACATGCTTGTGCTGGGTAAGAACCTGGGCATTCCCAAACCATTTGGGCCACAGGTGCAAGGCACCTGTGTGCTGGAGGCAGAGATGCGCTCATTGCTGGAACCACTGGGGCTTAACTGCACTTTCATCGATGACTTTGCCTCCTATCACAAACTCCAGGGTGAAGTGCACTGCGGATCCAATGTGCATCGAGAACCTTTTGAGTTCCAGTGGTGGAATCTGGAGCAGTGA
- the LOC118241081 gene encoding protein-arginine deiminase type-2-like isoform X1 has protein sequence MEQQKTLTAGSQRRTFPHNMYQRTYRLEVNNVLSIVYVVGTEVKINLNRCAPSQCKFFSIKCNPTVQFRVEAGASAASVAMATPAGGSFLSPQLLTKNTVVFISMKLASELVNDSKLSVRFYGNKSELLGNAVLHLTAVEISLDIDADRDGIVERNNPNKASWKWGPNGHGAILLVNCDCESTFRKELDSEDEEITRVSDLKDMSKMILRTRGPAVLPEGYKLSLHISRSHAESVRVFRTSGKPQGSTLKYLLFKLFQMDYPLVLNKEQLAGEVPYVGGDSQQELFVEGIRFPDKDFDGLITINLSLLEPSGQGFPETPIYTDKVMFRVAPWIMTPNTLKPVEVFVCSTSDNYDFLKAIKSLVQSSGYKLKICHEYMNRGDRWMQDEIEFGYIDSPHQRIPVVLDSPRDRELEDFPYDVLLGPDFGYVTRYPVNERVSSLDSFGNLEVSPPVTVNGKKYPLGRIIIGVAFPTTAHGRNMTKVIQDFLWAQKVQEPIALYSDWLVVGHVDEFMTFVPAPDRKGFRLLLASPDAGYKLFRSLQVKGHGSAKLFQGKEEEISVDELMSNEEFRAENIYVQNCIDWNRDVLKKELGLDDEDIIDLPILFKVFPKKNKRAAAYYPDMVNMLVLGKNLGIPKPFGPQVQGTCVLEAEMRSLLEPLGLNCTFIDDFASYHKLQGEVHCGSNVHREPFEFRWWNLEQ, from the exons ATGGAGCAGCAGAAAACTCTAACTGCTGGTTCACAGCGCAGGACTTTTCCGCACAATATGTATCAGCGAACATATCGTCTTGAAGTCAACAATGTTTTgagtattgtttatgttgtcgGTACGGAAGTGAAAATTAACCTGAACAG aTGTGCCCCTTCACAGTGCAAGTTCTTCTCTATAAAATGCAACCCCACTGTGCAGTTTCGGGTGGAAGCAGGTGCCTCGGCTGCCTCGGTCGCCATGGCCACCCCGGCCGGAGGTTCCTTTCTCTCCCCGCAGCTTCTCACTAAAAACACCGTAGTGTTCATCTCCATGAAACTTGCAAGTGAGCTGGTGAATGACAGCAAG TTATCTGTGAGGTTCTATGGGAACAAGTCAGAACTCCTTGGGAATGCAGTATTGCATCTTACAGCTGTTG AAATCTCTCTGGACATTGATGCAGATCGAGATGGCATTGTTGAGAGGAACAACCCAAACAAG GCTTCTTGGAAGTGGGGTCCAAATGGCCATGGTGCCATTCTGCTGGTCAACTGTGATTGTGAGTCCACTTTCAGAAAAGAATTGGACAGTGAGGATGAGGAAATCACGAGAGTCTCAG ATTTAAAGGACATGTCCAAGATGATTTTGCGCACCAGAGGTCCAGCTGTGCTCCCAGAGGGCTATAAACTAAGCCTCCACATTTCTCGGAGCCACGCTGAGAGTGTGAGGGTCTTCAGGACCAGTGGAAAACCACAGGGCTCTACTCTGA AATATCTGCTCTTCAAGCTATTCCAGATGGACTATCCTCTAGTGCTGAATAAGGAGCAGCTGGCCGGAGAAGTTCCCTATGTGGGTGGGGACTCCCAGCAGGAGCTCTTCGTGGAGGGCATTCGCTTCCCCGATAAGGACTTTGATGGTCTCATCACCATAAACCTCAGCCTTTTAGAGCCTAGTGGCCAG GGTTTCCCAGAGACACCTATTTACACCGACAAGGTCATGTTCCGTGTTGCCCCTTGGATTATGACTCCGAACACCCTCAAACCTGTGGAAGTCTTTGTGTGCAG CACATCAGACAATTATGACTTTTTGAAGGCCATAAAAAGTCTGGTGCAGAGCAGTGGGTACAAGCTGAAGATATGCCACGAGTACATGAACCGAGGAGACCGCTGGATGCAG GATGAGATTGAGTTTGGCTACATCGACTCGCCACACCAGAGAATCCCTGTCGTGTTGGACTCTCCACGAGATAGAGAGCTTGAAGATTTCCCCTATGATGTCTTGCTG GGTCCAGACTTTGGCTATGTGACCCGTTACCCGGTGAATGAGCGGGTGAGCAGCCTGGACTCTTTTGGTAATCTGGAGGTCAGTCCACCTGTCACTGTGAATGGGAAGAAGTACCCACTGGGCCGCATCATCATTGGTGTGGCCTTCCCTAC TACAGCACATGGCCGAAACATGACTAAAGTGATCCAGGACTTCCTGTGGGCTCAGAAGGTTCAGGAGCCCATTGCCCTTTACTCTGATTGGCTTGTTGTGGGTCATGTGGATGAGTTCATGACCTTTGTCCCAGCTCCTGATAGGAAG GGATTCAGATTATTGCTGGCCAGTCCAGATGCAGGATATAAATTATTCAGAAGCTTGCAGGTAAAAGGACATGGGAGTGCCAAACTTTTTCAAG GTAAAGAGGAAGAGATCAGTGTTGATGAACTCATGAGCAACGAGGAGTTTCGAGCAGAAAACATCTATGTGCAG AACTGCATTGACTGGAACAGGGACGTACTGAAGAAAGAACTTGGCCTGGATGATGAAGACATCATTGACCTTCCAATCCTGTTTAAAGTGTTtcctaaaaaaaacaagagagcTGCAGCCTATTACCCTGACATG GTCAACATGCTTGTGCTGGGTAAGAACCTGGGCATTCCCAAACCATTTGGGCCACAGGTGCAAGGCACCTGTGTGCTGGAGGCAGAGATGCGCTCATTGCTGGAACCACTGGGGCTTAACTGCACTTTCATCGATGACTTTGCCTCCTATCACAAACTCCAGGGTGAAGTGCACTGCGGATCCAATGTGCATCGAGAACCTTTTGAGTTCCGGTGGTGGAATCTGGAGCAGTGA
- the LOC113585579 gene encoding protein-arginine deiminase type-2-like isoform X1, with amino-acid sequence MIPSRTLRIESGQTTKTIYVIGTELRVNLYRCAPSQCKFFSIKCNPTVQFRVEAGASAASVTMATPAGGSFLSPQLLTKNTVVFISMKLASELVNDSKLSVRFYGNKLDVLGNAVLHLTAVDISLDVDADRDGIVERNNPNKASWKWGPNGHGAILLVNCDCESTFRKELDSEDEEITRVSDLKDMSKMILRTRGPAVLPEGYKLSLHISRSHAESVRVFRTSGKPQGSTLKYLLFKLFQKDYPLVLNKEQLAGEVPYVGGDSQQELFVEGIRFPDKDFDGLITINLSLLEPSGQVFQGFPETPIYTDKVMFRVAPWIMTPNTLKPVEVFVCSTSDNYDFLKAIKSLVQSSGYKLKICHEYMNRGDRWMQDEIEFGYIDSPHQRIPVVLDSPRDRGLEDFPYDVLLGPDFGYVTRYPVNERVSSLDSFGNLEVSPPVTVNGKKYPLGRIIIGVAFPTTAHGRNMTKVIQDFLWAQKVQEPIALYSDWLVVGHVDEFMTFVPAPDRKGFRLLLASPDAGYKLFRSLQVKGHGRAKLFQGKEEEISVDELMSNEEFRAENIYVQNCIDWNRDILKKELGLDDEDIIDLPILFKVFPKKNKRAAAYYPDMVNMLVLGKNLGIPKPFGPQVQGTCVLEAEMRSLLEPLGLNCTFIDDFASYHKLQGEVHCGSNVHREPFEFQWWNLEQ; translated from the exons ATGATTCCATCTCGCACGCTTCGTATTGAGAGTGGACAAACTACAAAGACGATATATGTGATCGGAACCGAACTGAGAGTGAATTTATACAG aTGTGCCCCTTCACAGTGCAAGTTCTTCTCTATAAAATGCAACCCCACTGTGCAGTTTCGGGTGGAAGCAGGTGCCTCGGCTGCCTCGGTCACCATGGCCACCCCGGCCGGAGGTTCCTTTCTCTCCCCGCAGCTTCTCACTAAAAACACCGTAGTGTTCATCTCCATGAAACTTGCAAGTGAGCTGGTGAATGACAGCAAG TTATCTGTGAGGTTCTATGGAAACAAGTTAGATGTCCTTGGGAATGCAGTGCTGCATCTTACAGCTGTTG ACATCTCTCTGGATGTGGATGCAGATCGAGATGGCATTGTTGAAAGGAACAACCCAAACAAG GCTTCTTGGAAGTGGGGTCCAAATGGCCATGGTGCCATTCTGCTGGTCAACTGTGATTGTGAGTCCACTTTCAGAAAAGAATTGGACAGTGAGGATGAGGAAATCACGAGAGTCTCAG ATTTAAAGGACATGTCCAAGATGATTTTGCGCACCAGAGGTCCAGCTGTGCTCCCAGAGGGCTATAAACTAAGCCTCCACATTTCTCGGAGCCACGCTGAGAGTGTGAGGGTCTTCAGGACCAGTGGAAAACCACAGGGCTCTACTCTGA AATATCTGCTCTTCAAGCTATTCCAGAAGGACTATCCTCTAGTGCTGAATAAGGAGCAGCTGGCCGGAGAAGTTCCCTATGTGGGTGGGGACTCCCAGCAGGAGCTCTTCGTGGAGGGCATTCGCTTCCCCGATAAGGACTTTGACGGTCTCATCACCATAAACCTCAGCCTTTTAGAGCCTAGTGGCCAG GTTTTCCAGGGTTTCCCAGAGACACCTATTTACACCGACAAGGTCATGTTCCGTGTTGCCCCTTGGATTATGACGCCGAACACCCTCAAACCTGTGGAAGTCTTTGTGTGCAG CACATCAGACAATTATGACTTTCTGAAGGCCATAAAAAGTCTGGTGCAGAGCAGTGGGTACAAGCTGAAGATATGCCACGAGTACATGAACCGAGGAGACCGCTGGATGCAG GATGAGATTGAGTTTGGCTACATCGACTCGCCACACCAGAGAATCCCTGTCGTGTTGGACTCTCCACGAGATAGAGGGCTTGAAGATTTCCCCTATGATGTCTTGCTG GGTCCAGACTTTGGCTATGTGACCCGTTACCCGGTGAATGAGCGGGTGAGCAGCCTGGACTCTTTTGGTAATCTGGAGGTCAGTCCACCCGTCACTGTGAATGGGAAGAAGTACCCACTGGGCCGCATCATCATTGGTGTGGCCTTCCCTAC TACAGCACATGGCCGAAACATGACTAAAGTGATCCAGGACTTCCTGTGGGCTCAGAAGGTTCAGGAGCCCATTGCCCTTTACTCTGATTGGCTTGTTGTGGGTCATGTGGATGAGTTCATGACCTTTGTCCCAGCTCCTGATAGGAAG GGATTCAGATTATTGCTGGCCAGTCCAGATGCAGGATATAAATTATTCAGAAGCTTGCAGGTAAAAGGACACGGGCGTGCCAAACTTTTTCAAG gaaaagaggaagagatcAGTGTTGATGAACTCATGAGCAACGAGGAGTTTCGAGCAGAAAACATCTATGTGCAG AACTGCATTGACTGGAACAGGGACATACTGAAGAAAGAACTTGGCCTGGATGATGAAGACATCATTGACCTTCCAATCCTGTTTAAAGTGTTtcctaaaaaaaacaagagagcTGCAGCCTATTACCCTGACATG GTCAACATGCTTGTGCTGGGTAAGAACCTGGGCATTCCCAAACCATTTGGGCCACAGGTGCAAGGCACCTGTGTGCTGGAGGCAGAGATGCGCTCATTGCTGGAACCACTGGGGCTTAACTGCACTTTCATCGATGACTTTGCCTCCTATCACAAACTCCAGGGTGAAGTGCACTGCGGATCCAATGTGCATCGAGAACCTTTTGAGTTCCAGTGGTGGAATCTGGAGCAGTGA